In the Nothobranchius furzeri strain GRZ-AD chromosome 15, NfurGRZ-RIMD1, whole genome shotgun sequence genome, one interval contains:
- the LOC107391260 gene encoding syntaphilin codes for MSLTPSRKPSSSQRRRSVGAGGGGGRCSHSDSSSTHTFPVRLKPSEGSLTPRTHPNTPRRQLKHTFCSDNHGIKPPTPEQYLTPLQQKEVCIRHLRSRLRENVERLQHRDCEIEELRTQLYKMQEDWIEGECHRVEAQLALKEARKEIQQLHEVVESVKSNLSIHEQESHDHKPYLGLQGVRAGEKSRSCGCSPASTLSRGTTFTRRSSEALQLERSPEFSGGARPAGQTHLLLEAALLSEQLPQRDQHIRGTPAVPRSSTFERLCSGGAVLPISHSCHSLGSSCRCSGHASLPHHHLFLHLPQEEPPVPSVSAAAAAPATHTSPIVVPAAEKKPEVRSQACSPTMTWLCEESSTAGLSVISSSKMDITSSEPWLPISLPPQFCPSTELPPSEKPEAAKVPARIQTCQPQPIYPLPVQQQATVLEIDEDHEEKTDGGTEAGPSPEPCHWSPYFLVDLLALAMPMVPTMAWLCRGAPQEVMPAYHIGSLLRGCCAVALHSLRRQGAGRGRRPTSIKGTAPL; via the exons ATgtctctcaccccgagtcgaaaacCCTCCTCGAGTCAGCGCAG GCGCTCAGTGGGAGCCGGGGGTGGTGGTGGGCGATGCTCCCACAGTGACTCATCCAGTACTCATACCTTCCCCGTTCGGTTAAAGCCCTCGGAGGGGAGCCTCACACCCCGCACACATCCAAACACCCCCCG ACGCCAGCTAAAGCACACATTCTGCAGCGACAACCATGGGATCAAGCCCCCCACCCCGGAGCAGTACCTTACACCACTGCAGCAGAAGGAGGTGTGTATACGCCACCTGCGATCCAGACTGAGGGAAAACGTGGAGAGACTACAACACAG GGATTGTGAGATAGAGGAGCTGAGGACTCAGCTGTACAAGATGCAGGAAGACTGGATTGAGGGAGAATGCCACAGAGTGGAAGCCCAGCTGGCCCTGAAAGAGGCTCGCAAAGAGATCCAGCAACTCCATGAGGTAGTTGAGTCAGTCAAGTCCAATCTGAGCATCCATGAGCAGGAATCTCATGACCACAAGCCATACTTAGGGTTGCAGGGAGTGCGGGCAGGGGAAAAGTCTCGCTCCTGTGGATGCTCCCCAGCCAGCACTCTGAGCCGCGGCACCACCTTCACCCGACGCAGCAGCGAGGCCCTGCAGCTGGAGCGCAGCCCTGAGTTCAGCGGGGGAGCTCGCCCAGCAGGACAGACCCACCTGCTCCTGGAGGCAGCACTCCTGTCAGAGCAGCTGCCCCAGCGGGACCAGCACATCCGAGGCACCCCCGCTGTGCCACGCTCTTCCACCTTTGAGAGGCTGTGCAGTGGAGGCGCCGTGCTGCCAATCTCACATTCTTGCCACAGTTTGGGCAGCAGCTGCAGGTGCAGTGGACACGcctccctccctcatcatcacttGTTCCTTCACTTACCTCAAGAGGAGCCTCCAGTcccctccgtgtctgctgctgctgctgcccccgCCACTCACACCAGCCCCATTGTTGTTCCTGCAGCAGAAAAGAAACCAGAGGTCCGTTCTCAGGCCTGCAGCCCGACCATGACCTGGCTGTGTGAGGAGAGCAGCACTGCAGGGTTGAGCGTCATTTCTTCATCTAAGATGGACATCACTTCCTCAGAACCATGGCTTCCAATATCTTTACCTCCTCAGTTCTGCCCCAGCACTGAGCTGCCCCCATCTGAGAAACCTGAGGCAGCAAAAGTGCCAGCACGAATCCAAACCTGCCAACCCCAACCTATATATCCACTTCCTGTTCAACAGCAAGCCACAGTGCTGGAGATAGACGAGGACCACGAGGAGAAAACTGATGGAGGGACTGAAGCTGGGCCATCCCCTGAGCCATGTCACTGGAGCCCCTACTTCCTGGTAGACCTTTTGGCTTTGGCGATGCCCATGGTCCCAACGATGGCGTGGTTGTGTAGAGGAGCGCCACAGGAAGTCATGCCTGCTTACCACATCGGCTCCCTGCTGAGGGGCTGCTGTGCCGTTGCTCTCCACTCGCTGAGACGTCAGGGTGCAGGCAGGGGGCGCAGGCCCACCAGCATCAAGGGAACTGCTCCACTCTGA
- the LOC107391264 gene encoding peptidyl-prolyl cis-trans isomerase FKBP1A, whose translation MGVEIETITPGDGRTFPKKGQRVVVHYVGTLADGKVFDSSRSRGKPFKFKIGHQEVIRGWEEGVAQMSVGQRAKLVCSPDYAYGSKGHPGIIPPNATLTFDVELLGLEA comes from the exons ATGGGGGTAGAAATTGAAACCATAACCCCAGGCGATG GACGGACATTCCCGAAGAAGGGGCAGCGCGTCGTGGTGCACTATGTTG GCACCCTGGCCGATGGGAAAGTGTTTGACTCATCGAGGTCTCGGGGGAAACCCTTTAAATTTAAAATTGGACATCAGGAGGTGATTCGAGGCTGGGAGGAAGGAGTAGCTCAG ATGAGTGTAGGCCAGCGGGCGAAGCTCGTCTGTTCACCAGACTATGCTTATGGCAGCAAAGGTCACCCAGGCATCATCCCACCTAACGCCACCCTCACTTTTGACGTGGAGCTGCTGGGGCTGGAAGCCTGA
- the LOC107391263 gene encoding ADP-ribose glycohydrolase OARD1 isoform X1, which translates to MTLCYITGDLFSCPPDESLAHCISEDCRMGAGIAVLFRKRFGGVSELKEQKKQPGQCAVLKQGHRFLYYLITKKRASQRPTYNCLRQSLQDMKSHCVKNNVTRISMPRIGCGLDRLEWSKVSAILEEVFKDSNISITVYSLPQKEETAVMNENIHR; encoded by the exons ATGACGCTGTGTTATATCACCGGGGACCTGTTCTCCTGTCCGCCGGATGAATCCTTGGCGCACTGCATAAGTGAGGACTGCCGTATGGGCGCAGGCATAGCGGTTCTGTTCAGGAAGAGGTTCGGTGGGGTGTCGGAACTAAAGGAGCAGA AAAAGCAGCCTGGACAGTGTGCCGTGCTGAAACAGGGCCATCGTTTTCTCTACTACTTG ATCACAAAGAAAAGAGCCAGCCAGAGACCCACCTACAACTGCCTGAGACAGAGTCTGCAGGACATGAAGTCTCACTGTGTGAAAAACAACGTAACGAGAATATCCATGCCTCG GATTGGGTGTGGCCTAGATCGCCTGGAGTGGTCCAAGGTGTCTGCGATCCTGGAAGAGGTGTTCAAAGACTCAAACATCTCCATCACGGTCTACAGCCTCCCTCAGAAAGAAGAGACCGCGGTGATGAATGAAAACATTCACAGATGA
- the LOC107391263 gene encoding ADP-ribose glycohydrolase OARD1 isoform X2, translating into MTLCYITGDLFSCPPDESLAHCISEDCRMGAGIAVLFRKRFGGVSELKEQKKQPGQCAVLKQGHRFLYYLITKKRASQRPTYNCLRQSLQDMKSHCVKNNVTRISMPRSIQ; encoded by the exons ATGACGCTGTGTTATATCACCGGGGACCTGTTCTCCTGTCCGCCGGATGAATCCTTGGCGCACTGCATAAGTGAGGACTGCCGTATGGGCGCAGGCATAGCGGTTCTGTTCAGGAAGAGGTTCGGTGGGGTGTCGGAACTAAAGGAGCAGA AAAAGCAGCCTGGACAGTGTGCCGTGCTGAAACAGGGCCATCGTTTTCTCTACTACTTG ATCACAAAGAAAAGAGCCAGCCAGAGACCCACCTACAACTGCCTGAGACAGAGTCTGCAGGACATGAAGTCTCACTGTGTGAAAAACAACGTAACGAGAATATCCATGCCTCG